A genomic region of Chlorobaculum parvum NCIB 8327 contains the following coding sequences:
- a CDS encoding glycosyltransferase family 2 protein → MKKIASFSMVKDECDIIELFVRINLRFVDRMFLIDNQSSDGTIAIIQRMQKEGLPVTLWHDNSVDYQQSLVSTNAIRKIFEEYQPEWIVPLDADEFLTENGREFRAELESIPENHCGMLQWRTFVPLSVDYASLENPLWHNFRQRAKETTQFSKVVIPAALATNSKLSPGNHHLLTADNRRIPTVPLTTTLAHVPVRSSEQIVAKSIIGSIKHQITWNRLNNEGFHKEIMAETVRNCNYRLDIQQLQELAFTYSQRPGKEVIREIDNTIHLGTKNDCIQYRELAVINIIERFDSFMQELGNALQQENAHAQIKQAVAYETRDLLAALEEKEKEIRFFRKTAIGKAISYLAGKKFLRKFSNK, encoded by the coding sequence ATGAAAAAAATAGCCTCTTTTTCGATGGTCAAGGACGAATGCGACATCATTGAGCTTTTCGTCAGAATCAACCTGCGTTTCGTCGACAGGATGTTTCTCATCGATAATCAGAGCAGCGACGGCACTATCGCCATTATACAGAGGATGCAGAAAGAGGGTCTCCCCGTAACTCTTTGGCATGACAACAGCGTTGACTACCAGCAGAGTCTGGTAAGCACAAATGCGATAAGGAAAATCTTCGAAGAATACCAACCGGAATGGATTGTGCCGCTTGATGCCGACGAGTTCCTGACAGAAAACGGCAGGGAATTTCGAGCTGAACTTGAATCCATACCCGAAAACCATTGTGGAATGCTGCAATGGCGAACATTCGTTCCCTTGTCCGTTGATTATGCTTCACTTGAAAACCCGTTATGGCATAATTTCAGACAACGGGCCAAAGAAACTACCCAGTTCAGCAAGGTAGTTATTCCGGCAGCTCTTGCAACAAACTCGAAGTTATCTCCCGGGAACCATCACCTGCTTACTGCTGACAACCGCCGTATACCGACCGTCCCCCTCACAACAACCTTGGCACATGTTCCCGTACGATCATCTGAACAAATCGTGGCAAAAAGTATCATCGGAAGCATCAAACACCAGATCACCTGGAACAGGCTGAATAACGAAGGCTTTCACAAAGAGATAATGGCCGAAACGGTAAGAAACTGCAACTACCGCCTCGACATCCAGCAGTTACAGGAACTGGCATTTACTTATTCACAGAGACCCGGTAAGGAAGTCATCAGGGAAATCGACAACACGATACACCTGGGAACAAAAAACGACTGCATACAGTATCGGGAATTGGCTGTCATTAACATAATAGAGCGCTTTGACAGCTTCATGCAAGAACTTGGCAACGCACTACAGCAGGAGAATGCACACGCTCAAATCAAGCAAGCTGTCGCTTATGAAACCAGAGATCTGCTGGCAGCTCTTGAGGAAAAAGAAAAGGAAATTCGCTTTTTCAGGAAAACCGCCATAGGCAAAGCTATCAGTTACCTTGCCGGGAAAAAATTCCTTCGCAAATTTTCCAACAAGTAA
- a CDS encoding glycosyltransferase domain-containing protein has product MSANKKRVVYTCITGGYDELLNHTFINPDWDYVCFSDDLSIRSEKNAQWEIRPLCFDKLDQVRNQRWHKLHPHLLFPECEVSLWVDGNVDILNGEIFEDVDQALKSNGLFACSLHPKRQCIYEEFDACQEAGKDDSDVMKRQEDLIKKSGFPKKNGLFETNIIVRRHSSPVVIRIMEEWWYWLEHYSRRDQLSFTYVLWKNDQKAKPLSPKSYRNSSGVKFRYATNHITKEELIKQKEELEAEVQRFKKSICWRVIKPFHKVKKSVIKRISRAKK; this is encoded by the coding sequence ATGAGTGCGAACAAAAAAAGAGTTGTCTATACTTGCATTACAGGCGGGTATGATGAGCTGTTGAATCATACATTTATCAACCCCGATTGGGATTATGTCTGTTTTTCTGATGACCTAAGCATTCGGAGTGAAAAGAATGCTCAATGGGAAATCAGACCTTTGTGTTTTGACAAGCTTGATCAGGTTAGGAATCAGCGATGGCATAAGCTACATCCTCATCTCCTGTTTCCGGAATGTGAGGTAAGTTTGTGGGTCGATGGCAATGTTGATATTCTGAATGGAGAGATATTTGAGGATGTTGATCAGGCGCTGAAATCCAACGGCCTGTTTGCTTGTTCTTTGCATCCGAAGCGGCAGTGCATCTATGAAGAATTTGATGCTTGTCAAGAGGCTGGCAAGGATGACTCTGATGTTATGAAAAGGCAGGAGGATCTGATAAAAAAGAGTGGATTTCCAAAGAAGAATGGCTTGTTTGAGACCAATATTATTGTTCGCCGTCATTCAAGTCCGGTTGTTATCAGAATCATGGAAGAGTGGTGGTACTGGTTGGAGCATTATTCAAGAAGAGATCAGCTCAGTTTTACTTATGTGCTCTGGAAAAATGATCAGAAAGCCAAACCACTATCGCCGAAGTCATACAGGAATAGTTCTGGTGTCAAGTTTCGATATGCCACTAATCATATAACCAAGGAGGAGTTGATCAAACAGAAAGAAGAGCTGGAGGCAGAGGTGCAACGATTTAAAAAATCGATATGCTGGAGAGTGATTAAGCCTTTTCATAAAGTCAAAAAGTCAGTGATAAAAAGAATATCAAGAGCTAAAAAATAA
- a CDS encoding glycosyltransferase family 39 protein: MSDFSWFRRHKSVYIVIGVLIVAGVVVRLWPVLNDRPLWYDEARTWQTAYNPKFLNLLTATAHKEHPPLSYLFVRSFMEVFGADNFMAMRLPSLVFGVLCIPAAFAVGKRLISTGAGVLFALLVALDQLMIDQSQQARMYTLFMLLLLLALLHLAIATDGLRASNSRSWVQLGLLLGALGWTHQLALVVWPGFAAGVGFFLFRKRKEPLSAGENGALKTAVLVFGTALLVDLPPLLQLLRRLRKPKGTGVSGGGLSLEILHLLSDLLGSLPVAIPVVVICVFGLVLFYRHANRSVAVTIAAIGGLTLAAQFPLAQVHHQIGVRYLVPILVVIWIGLVAAIVYSKGMVKRLTLLVVSIYVVVTFLKAVDLTFVRLPERCLYGYATDFVVRNVHDGELVVYYPTFYSNFCQPYAYLYGQDNFFYGRGQMQAFQKKIRDDKKIRGVWVVLSPKRIVRDSVRNAEKLINFYDKVADLGVPLRRGILGPVDREQPVVLYIKGEDANAWEVRAISANKAGVFTISADGFLE, encoded by the coding sequence ATGTCTGATTTCTCTTGGTTTAGGCGCCACAAATCGGTCTACATCGTTATTGGTGTGCTTATTGTCGCTGGCGTTGTTGTTCGCCTCTGGCCTGTTCTGAACGACCGTCCTCTTTGGTATGATGAAGCTCGCACTTGGCAGACAGCCTATAATCCGAAATTTTTAAATCTTCTTACCGCTACTGCGCACAAGGAGCATCCCCCTCTTAGTTATCTGTTCGTGCGGTCTTTCATGGAGGTCTTTGGTGCCGACAACTTCATGGCGATGCGTTTGCCTTCGTTGGTTTTCGGTGTTTTGTGCATTCCCGCTGCGTTTGCTGTTGGTAAACGGCTTATCTCCACTGGTGCGGGTGTCCTCTTTGCGCTTTTGGTAGCGCTGGACCAGCTCATGATTGATCAGAGCCAGCAGGCAAGGATGTATACGCTGTTCATGCTGCTGCTGCTCTTGGCTCTTCTGCATTTAGCCATAGCTACTGATGGCTTGCGTGCATCGAATAGCCGGAGTTGGGTACAGCTCGGCTTGCTTCTTGGCGCTCTTGGCTGGACACACCAGCTGGCTCTGGTCGTCTGGCCTGGTTTTGCCGCAGGTGTCGGCTTTTTTCTTTTTCGCAAGAGGAAAGAGCCCCTTTCCGCTGGTGAAAACGGAGCCTTGAAAACCGCTGTTCTCGTCTTCGGCACGGCGCTGCTTGTTGATCTTCCTCCTTTGCTTCAGCTTCTGCGCAGATTGAGAAAGCCCAAAGGTACAGGTGTTTCCGGTGGAGGTCTCAGCCTGGAAATACTCCATTTGCTTTCGGATCTCCTCGGGAGTTTGCCGGTTGCGATTCCGGTTGTGGTTATTTGTGTTTTCGGTTTGGTTTTGTTTTACAGGCACGCCAACCGCAGCGTTGCGGTTACAATAGCAGCAATTGGGGGGCTGACGTTGGCTGCACAGTTTCCCCTCGCGCAAGTACATCACCAGATCGGAGTGCGTTATCTGGTCCCGATTCTTGTCGTTATCTGGATTGGTCTGGTTGCAGCGATTGTCTACTCTAAGGGCATGGTCAAGCGGTTGACACTACTGGTTGTTTCAATCTATGTTGTAGTAACGTTTCTCAAGGCTGTCGATTTGACTTTTGTAAGGTTGCCTGAGCGTTGTTTGTATGGATATGCCACTGATTTTGTTGTCAGAAACGTACATGATGGCGAGCTGGTTGTTTATTACCCCACATTTTACAGTAATTTTTGTCAGCCATATGCCTATCTGTACGGGCAGGATAATTTTTTCTATGGTAGAGGCCAGATGCAAGCTTTTCAAAAAAAAATAAGGGACGATAAAAAGATACGCGGGGTTTGGGTTGTTTTGTCTCCGAAAAGGATTGTTCGAGATAGCGTAAGAAACGCAGAAAAGCTTATCAACTTTTACGACAAGGTTGCTGATTTAGGGGTGCCTCTCAGAAGGGGGATTCTTGGCCCTGTTGACCGTGAACAGCCTGTTGTGCTGTATATCAAAGGAGAGGACGCGAACGCTTGGGAGGTCAGAGCAATCTCGGCTAACAAGGCGGGCGTGTTCACAATTTCCGCTGACGGGTTTCTGGAATGA
- a CDS encoding glycosyltransferase — MKPSYFSLLVVKLKKSIIKKLLSIQRLFGYASPLTEELPDVQAVQNERDRDSRPYRNISRRAFKTYGEFLVYSLFMPDLLAPYTKEASYIISYLASRAAQLTGQYRSNSKGCRVSVIMFPPYAERGLLSRAIASVTGQSYKNWELLLACRSREVAEIEELLHTVGDSRIKPIVVPDSDDCSVAFFKALAVAEGDYFCYLDSVCTFNQDFMLVLSGELDVNTAYDVVYCAQQHVEQSGEERGIRFFAYSRSAHENDDILDASALMHRRALFDLFDRSEYPRHQHFLWQILLSYTEKKPPRPVPAVLSSRIVPPDKGSSVDHIVPHPLEPYLEADRVAAKLPGVALTEVNQMFSLRYTPPPAQRRAVSIIIPSFEAEPFLRTCLDSVRLFTPEKSVELIVVDNASSGAVRVYLQALDRSGEVRVFFNDRNFGFTHAVNRGICAARPDHDIVLLNNDAVVTRGWLDGLQHVFADHPDAGLVVPRQVMLAGTPSAERHQPYRVASRECDVNISALHANVLDPRFNPLKGYMELTFAPFFCVYIPRMVIDQVGLLDVENGPHYRSDRLYCDHVRERTGKRIIYTPFSKVYHFHKRSTTDLQQQDRSMYEKMYVRNNWKDIV; from the coding sequence ATGAAACCCTCCTATTTCAGTCTGTTGGTAGTGAAACTAAAGAAAAGCATCATAAAAAAATTGTTGAGCATTCAACGGCTATTCGGTTATGCGTCACCTTTGACTGAAGAGCTACCTGATGTTCAAGCTGTTCAGAACGAACGTGATCGGGACAGCCGACCGTATAGGAATATCTCCAGAAGAGCATTTAAAACCTATGGTGAATTTCTTGTTTATTCGCTCTTCATGCCGGACTTGCTGGCGCCTTATACGAAAGAGGCCAGTTATATAATTTCTTATCTGGCTTCCAGGGCTGCGCAACTTACTGGTCAGTATCGCTCGAATAGCAAGGGTTGTCGAGTTTCGGTGATCATGTTCCCTCCCTATGCTGAAAGAGGCTTGTTGAGCAGAGCGATTGCTAGTGTGACAGGCCAGAGCTACAAGAATTGGGAGCTTCTTCTTGCCTGCAGAAGTCGGGAGGTTGCAGAAATTGAAGAACTCCTCCATACAGTCGGTGATTCACGGATAAAGCCCATCGTTGTGCCGGACTCAGATGATTGTTCAGTTGCCTTTTTCAAGGCTCTGGCTGTCGCGGAAGGCGATTATTTCTGTTATCTGGACAGTGTTTGTACGTTCAATCAGGATTTTATGCTGGTTCTTTCTGGTGAACTTGATGTCAATACTGCCTATGATGTAGTGTATTGCGCCCAGCAGCATGTTGAGCAGAGTGGCGAAGAGCGGGGCATACGTTTTTTTGCATATAGCCGCTCAGCCCATGAAAATGACGATATTCTCGATGCATCAGCGCTCATGCACCGACGGGCTCTCTTTGACCTGTTCGACAGGTCGGAATATCCACGGCATCAGCACTTTCTTTGGCAGATCCTGCTCAGTTATACTGAAAAAAAGCCGCCAAGGCCTGTTCCCGCCGTGCTCAGCTCCCGTATTGTTCCCCCGGATAAGGGAAGTAGTGTGGACCATATCGTTCCCCATCCGCTTGAGCCTTACCTTGAAGCTGACCGGGTTGCCGCCAAACTACCGGGTGTAGCCCTCACCGAGGTGAACCAGATGTTTTCGCTACGATATACTCCGCCCCCCGCACAACGGCGCGCTGTTTCCATAATTATTCCAAGTTTTGAGGCGGAGCCTTTTTTGAGGACCTGCCTCGATTCGGTTCGGCTGTTTACCCCTGAAAAGAGTGTGGAACTTATTGTTGTGGATAATGCATCGAGCGGAGCTGTTCGCGTATACCTGCAAGCTCTGGATCGTTCAGGTGAGGTCAGAGTCTTTTTCAATGATCGTAATTTTGGATTTACCCATGCAGTCAACAGGGGTATCTGTGCAGCTCGGCCGGACCATGATATCGTCCTTCTTAACAATGATGCTGTCGTGACGAGAGGGTGGCTTGACGGTTTGCAGCATGTTTTTGCCGATCATCCTGATGCAGGTCTTGTTGTGCCCCGGCAGGTCATGCTTGCGGGCACCCCAAGTGCCGAACGACATCAGCCGTATCGCGTGGCATCAAGGGAATGCGATGTCAATATCTCGGCACTTCATGCCAACGTGCTTGATCCCCGGTTCAATCCGCTCAAAGGGTATATGGAATTGACTTTCGCGCCTTTTTTCTGTGTGTACATACCGCGTATGGTGATTGATCAGGTTGGTCTCCTGGATGTCGAGAACGGGCCTCATTACCGTTCCGATCGTCTCTACTGCGATCACGTAAGGGAGCGCACGGGAAAACGGATTATTTATACCCCGTTTTCAAAGGTGTATCATTTTCACAAACGATCGACAACGGATCTCCAGCAGCAGGACCGCTCCATGTATGAAAAGATGTATGTCAGGAATAACTGGAAAGATATCGTTTGA
- a CDS encoding glycosyltransferase family 9 protein encodes MLKSLRKRWAIYGVGFYHVFRYSPKVENGELLIVHFDHLGDVCTLIPAVYALTQNYRITVTCRPGLELIWREFLPMVDVVPLQKFVWSPRKLKGEQENVFSNSYEGVIVATITPYAAFYSSLVHAGNRVGLVENGRYFRGSRLLYNVVYNAKRDEHVRARFPRLFSKAIGMLIRPEKPPVHTSAHKSRTILIHPGAKWKPRRWPVERFMRVARQAVSRWDVTCAFLVHESETDLRDYVQNHADLPGITLRLTRNADDLLDAVKSCEIFIGNDSGPVHLANLMNKETVVLWGPGNYHRIHPYGENNDILIKDIECRPCRQYQDDDHCQRGENTCLLSISVDEVLAALEKKVEKLGL; translated from the coding sequence ATGCTGAAGTCATTGAGAAAGCGATGGGCTATCTATGGAGTCGGTTTTTATCATGTTTTCCGTTATTCTCCGAAAGTAGAGAATGGTGAGCTGTTGATTGTGCATTTTGATCATCTTGGTGATGTTTGCACGTTGATACCGGCGGTCTATGCTTTAACGCAGAACTATCGGATTACCGTTACTTGTAGGCCTGGCTTGGAACTAATATGGAGGGAATTTTTGCCTATGGTAGATGTTGTCCCGTTACAGAAATTCGTATGGAGTCCCAGAAAGCTGAAAGGTGAGCAGGAGAACGTATTTTCAAATAGTTATGAAGGTGTGATCGTTGCTACAATCACACCATATGCAGCATTTTACTCATCATTGGTTCATGCGGGAAATAGAGTAGGGCTGGTAGAAAATGGCCGATATTTCAGGGGTTCCCGATTGCTGTATAATGTGGTCTATAATGCAAAACGCGATGAGCATGTCAGAGCTCGTTTTCCGCGATTATTCAGCAAGGCAATCGGGATGCTGATTCGCCCTGAAAAGCCACCAGTCCATACAAGTGCTCACAAGAGCAGAACAATCCTGATCCATCCGGGGGCCAAGTGGAAGCCGAGGCGATGGCCTGTTGAGCGATTTATGCGTGTTGCCCGTCAGGCTGTTTCCCGATGGGATGTCACCTGTGCCTTTCTGGTTCATGAATCAGAAACAGATTTGAGAGACTATGTTCAGAATCATGCTGATCTGCCGGGGATCACGTTGCGGTTAACCCGAAATGCCGACGATCTTTTAGATGCGGTGAAGTCGTGCGAGATTTTCATCGGAAATGATTCCGGGCCCGTTCATCTGGCAAATCTCATGAACAAGGAGACTGTTGTTCTTTGGGGGCCTGGAAATTATCACCGGATCCATCCTTATGGTGAGAATAACGATATTCTCATAAAGGACATCGAATGCAGGCCTTGCCGCCAATATCAGGATGACGATCATTGCCAGCGAGGAGAGAATACCTGTCTGTTATCAATAAGTGTGGATGAGGTGCTTGCTGCGCTTGAAAAGAAGGTTGAAAAGCTGGGACTTTGA
- a CDS encoding class I SAM-dependent methyltransferase: MLRFFTSKKRDDYFEKRKNLLYYQAVRTLVTGLSGEAKSIIDIGSAGCPYLDWFPAIPHKTSIDIQEPYRGKKIKAIRGDFLSWKANRHYDIALCLQVLEHVDDPGAFAKKLLETADIVIASVPYQWEAGRCKSHIHDPVDENKMLLWFGRKPNFSYICHEIKSCNPRLLQVYDQSGCCWNYLNKRPKKTKKR; the protein is encoded by the coding sequence ATGCTCAGATTTTTCACCAGCAAAAAGCGGGACGATTATTTTGAAAAGCGCAAGAACCTGCTCTACTATCAAGCCGTAAGAACGCTGGTAACAGGCTTGTCGGGCGAAGCTAAAAGCATCATCGATATCGGTTCAGCAGGCTGCCCATATCTTGACTGGTTCCCTGCAATCCCCCACAAAACAAGCATAGATATCCAGGAACCATACAGAGGGAAAAAAATCAAAGCTATCCGGGGAGATTTTCTTTCATGGAAGGCAAACCGGCATTACGACATCGCATTATGCCTTCAGGTGCTGGAACATGTGGATGATCCTGGGGCATTCGCGAAAAAATTGCTTGAAACAGCTGATATTGTCATTGCTTCAGTCCCATACCAGTGGGAAGCCGGACGCTGTAAATCGCACATTCATGACCCTGTGGATGAAAACAAAATGCTTCTCTGGTTTGGCAGAAAGCCGAACTTCTCATACATCTGCCACGAAATAAAATCCTGCAATCCAAGACTTCTGCAAGTCTACGATCAGAGCGGATGTTGCTGGAACTATCTCAACAAGCGACCAAAAAAGACAAAAAAACGTTAG
- a CDS encoding glycosyltransferase family A protein, which yields MNRLSGIIRQQAKHAERKVSRVKWQLRYALVKKALKKRPEHPALLNKLAKILVKLKDEQELLRATERYAMNGFRHDDPQTAQALFRLAHSRAASFWDNGSYEEAVALINSVMEWNTPNSSMLHQSLYWQLCIAKTENKKNVIEKRVLDRYVEIEKQHLPHDFVKAHMATEAMMRLGLADQAKKTLLKHEDKPMALLALSNTSIDNDELWLEYVNRFFSSRKLEPLSLFEGVKPRFLRLEGAPATSYSGGPKISVIMTAFNVENYIETAIRSVLAQSWSNFELIVVDDCSTDATRRIVKQLMEHDSRIKLIENQTNCGTYINRNKAYDLATGEYVTCHDSDDWAHPKKLEYQVTALLKNPDAVSSSSHWVRMYENGQFIFYTLGTFAQYNANSLMFKIDRVKPVLGYWDSVRISADSEFIRRLHAVFGKEREIILDDVLMFGLKRPESLTTASGSGHRPNGISPLRKRYYDSYTNWHQTIDKNSAYMAFPLKSRPFEAPEEILAKG from the coding sequence ATGAACCGTCTTTCCGGAATCATCAGACAGCAGGCAAAACATGCCGAGCGAAAAGTTTCGCGCGTTAAATGGCAGCTTCGTTATGCCTTGGTAAAGAAGGCTCTGAAGAAAAGACCTGAGCATCCCGCGCTTCTGAACAAGCTTGCAAAGATACTTGTAAAGCTGAAAGATGAACAAGAGTTGCTTCGAGCGACAGAACGTTATGCCATGAATGGATTCAGGCATGACGACCCGCAAACTGCCCAAGCGCTCTTTCGCCTTGCGCATTCAAGAGCGGCTTCATTCTGGGATAATGGCAGTTATGAGGAGGCTGTAGCGCTGATTAACAGCGTCATGGAGTGGAATACACCTAATAGCAGTATGCTGCATCAATCGCTTTACTGGCAGTTATGTATAGCAAAAACAGAAAACAAGAAGAATGTCATCGAGAAACGAGTACTTGACCGGTATGTTGAAATCGAAAAGCAGCATTTACCGCACGACTTTGTAAAAGCTCACATGGCAACCGAGGCGATGATGCGTCTCGGCCTTGCTGATCAGGCTAAAAAGACCCTCCTGAAGCACGAAGACAAGCCAATGGCGCTTTTGGCCCTGTCCAATACCAGCATTGATAATGACGAGCTGTGGCTCGAGTATGTCAACCGTTTCTTCAGTTCTCGAAAGCTGGAACCGCTCTCCCTATTTGAGGGTGTCAAGCCACGCTTTCTCCGCCTTGAAGGAGCCCCGGCTACCTCATACAGCGGTGGCCCGAAAATCAGCGTCATCATGACCGCATTCAACGTCGAAAACTATATTGAAACAGCAATACGCTCTGTACTGGCTCAATCATGGAGTAATTTCGAACTGATCGTGGTTGATGACTGCAGCACAGACGCTACTCGCCGTATCGTAAAACAATTGATGGAACATGACTCAAGAATCAAGCTTATAGAAAACCAAACAAATTGCGGCACCTATATCAACCGGAACAAGGCTTATGACCTGGCGACAGGCGAATATGTAACCTGCCATGATTCTGATGACTGGGCACACCCGAAAAAGCTCGAATATCAAGTTACGGCGCTACTTAAAAATCCTGACGCTGTTTCAAGCTCGAGCCACTGGGTGCGAATGTATGAAAACGGCCAGTTCATTTTTTATACCCTTGGCACTTTTGCCCAATACAATGCGAACTCGCTGATGTTCAAAATCGACAGGGTAAAACCGGTGCTTGGTTACTGGGACTCAGTACGAATAAGCGCTGACAGCGAATTCATCAGGAGGCTGCACGCCGTATTTGGCAAAGAGCGTGAAATCATCCTCGATGACGTTCTTATGTTTGGTCTTAAACGTCCGGAAAGCCTTACAACAGCATCAGGAAGCGGTCACAGGCCTAACGGCATCTCTCCCTTGCGCAAAAGATATTATGACAGTTATACCAACTGGCATCAAACCATTGACAAGAATTCGGCATACATGGCATTTCCTCTGAAAAGTCGGCCATTCGAAGCACCTGAAGAGATACTGGCTAAAGGCTGA
- a CDS encoding ABC transporter ATP-binding protein: MKVYLRFLRYLVPLKSRIVLVVLVSVITSLLSVVSIYSVLPLLNALFTSGQTSGQVAVSSPHGGQAQAPSVSSKIPSKPFYKNIVDVDQIKESAKQFFAQLFYADTQQGSLLKICMFLILAFALKNLFVYLNKQIIFNIQTRTAKKIRDDVFRSIIEMQLDYFNKTRVGSLMNHVYNEVQMVNNTISSVLASFLQTPFSVLVFLAVLLALSWKLTIFALVVSSLILFVIRGVGGKIRSQAKGLEREMGNMNSLLQEKFNGIKVIKASAFEDIEFTRFQSFTSDFRRRMIRINRLKNVISPLNETLLIAAIALVLWFGGLQVFEGKMQGNELLLFAFTLYSIMGPFKSFSEAYTQIQHGTAAAENLFSVLDAEPDIKNGTLPISGFSHSIRFEDVCFSYHKTPDARNVLDHVSFEIKKGEMVALVGQSGSGKSTAVDLLLRFYDVDSGRITIDGTDIREFDYKQLRHLIGVVSQEVILFNDTIEENIAYGVREQIDHEQVEHAARLANAHGFIEEKPEKYQTLIGDRGIQLSGGQRQRLAIARAMVKNPELLIFDEATSALDNESEKVVQQAIDHALADRTALVVAHRLSTVKNADRIIVMDRGRVAESGSHEELLKRDGFYKHLYDIQFGEKGVVVPPKMATPDCEP; the protein is encoded by the coding sequence ATGAAAGTCTATCTGAGGTTTTTACGTTATCTTGTTCCTTTAAAAAGCAGAATTGTGCTTGTTGTTCTGGTGAGTGTGATTACCTCACTGTTGAGCGTGGTTTCTATTTACTCGGTTCTGCCTCTGCTGAATGCATTGTTTACGTCCGGACAAACGTCTGGGCAGGTTGCTGTATCCTCCCCGCATGGCGGTCAAGCGCAGGCCCCTTCAGTATCGTCAAAAATACCCTCCAAGCCATTTTACAAGAACATTGTCGACGTTGATCAAATCAAGGAGTCGGCGAAACAGTTTTTTGCCCAACTGTTTTATGCGGATACCCAGCAGGGGTCGCTACTGAAAATCTGCATGTTCCTGATTCTTGCGTTTGCCTTGAAAAATCTGTTTGTCTATCTGAACAAACAGATCATTTTCAACATCCAGACCAGAACTGCGAAGAAAATCAGGGACGATGTATTCAGAAGCATTATCGAAATGCAGTTGGATTACTTCAATAAGACGCGGGTTGGTTCTCTGATGAATCACGTTTATAACGAGGTTCAGATGGTAAACAATACCATAAGCAGCGTGCTGGCCAGTTTTTTGCAGACTCCGTTTTCCGTGCTGGTTTTCTTGGCTGTGCTTCTTGCCTTGAGTTGGAAGTTGACGATTTTCGCGCTTGTTGTCTCTAGTCTGATTTTGTTTGTCATTAGAGGGGTTGGAGGAAAAATCCGCAGTCAGGCTAAAGGTCTGGAGCGTGAAATGGGGAACATGAACTCTCTTTTACAGGAAAAGTTCAATGGTATCAAGGTCATAAAAGCCAGTGCATTCGAGGATATCGAGTTTACCCGTTTCCAGTCATTTACCAGCGATTTTCGCAGGCGCATGATCAGGATCAACCGCTTGAAAAATGTTATCAGTCCTCTCAACGAAACCCTGCTGATCGCTGCTATTGCCCTGGTGCTGTGGTTCGGGGGGCTTCAGGTTTTTGAGGGGAAAATGCAGGGGAATGAACTGTTATTGTTTGCCTTCACTCTTTACTCCATCATGGGGCCGTTTAAGTCATTCAGTGAGGCATACACACAAATACAACATGGCACCGCGGCGGCCGAGAACCTGTTTTCAGTACTTGATGCCGAGCCAGATATTAAAAACGGCACGTTGCCCATCAGTGGATTTTCACATTCGATACGTTTTGAGGATGTTTGTTTCAGTTATCACAAAACGCCGGATGCGCGCAATGTTCTCGATCATGTTTCCTTCGAGATCAAGAAGGGCGAGATGGTTGCGCTTGTCGGACAGTCCGGGTCTGGTAAATCGACTGCGGTTGACCTGCTTTTACGATTCTACGACGTCGATTCAGGAAGAATAACAATTGATGGTACCGATATACGTGAGTTCGACTACAAGCAGTTGCGGCATTTGATCGGGGTGGTGAGCCAGGAGGTCATTCTTTTCAACGATACCATCGAAGAAAATATTGCATACGGGGTGAGAGAGCAGATCGATCATGAGCAGGTAGAGCATGCAGCTCGTCTTGCCAACGCTCACGGTTTTATAGAGGAGAAACCCGAAAAATATCAGACTCTGATTGGTGATCGTGGCATTCAGCTTTCTGGCGGTCAACGGCAAAGGCTCGCCATCGCCCGTGCCATGGTGAAGAATCCGGAACTGCTTATTTTCGACGAGGCAACCAGTGCGCTCGACAACGAGTCCGAAAAGGTGGTGCAGCAGGCTATTGATCATGCATTGGCGGATCGCACCGCTCTGGTTGTGGCGCACAGACTTTCGACGGTGAAAAATGCCGACCGAATCA